Below is a window of Ornithodoros turicata isolate Travis chromosome 7, ASM3712646v1, whole genome shotgun sequence DNA.
ACATGGAGCTGACAAAGTACTTCTCGTCGCTGTCGTCCCCGCAGTTGTCAGTTTCGTCACACATGAAACCCTTCCAGATGCAGCGAGAGTTTGAACACCGGAAGGATTCATCGTTGCAATCCACTTGTGTAGCTGTGAAGGTAGCAATATGTGAACCTCTGCTAAAAGGTATGTGTCGAAACAGCAGTGCTTTCCTGCATTTCTAGGTACCCCAGCGAACTTATGTCAGGTGCAAACTTTGTGGACATTCAGGCAGTCATGTTTCAGCTTTTGACAAACACTGGGAACATAGATGTAGATGTATACAGGAAGTAAATAAGGAGTTTGTTCGGTAAGTTACGGTGTTCGCTTTGAAGGTCACTATGAGATATGCGTAGTCTTCTTGTTGCGTTACTCAACTTATACAGCGCTATTCTGAGAGAGTGCAAGGAAACAAATTGTTAATTACACACATATCAACATGCAATGTAAACTGTGATTGCTGGAAAGGTTGTTTGAGGTGGAAACATGTCAGCACGAATGCACAGTTTCTTATAACTTATGCAAATTTCACATGCCACATGGTCAACTACTGCAGGCTAATGCAAGGCTGTTCGAAAGGGCGGAGCTTAGGTGCGCTTTCTGTTGTCGTGCCCAAACTGATAAAGCCATGCCACAGTGATAGACTGCAATATCACTGATGCACAGATAACAACATACGTACTTTTATTGAACCCCGTGAGGACAAGCTTCAGTATGGTGCCGGGTTCGTAGAATTGGGTCGGATTGAGGTACAAGCTGATGTTGAGTGGTACACCGGTGTCGTAAGACTTCATTGTTTCACCACATACAGTTATGTGACTCTTCCCAGTATCGGCTGTAAACTGAACGGAAGGGGTTGATATATTTGTGTCCTTGGCCTCTGCGGAGGTAGTCTCACCTCAACATAGTCGATGCAGACGTCATCGACAGCTTTGGAAGTGCGAAGCTTCATCTCTTGTATGAACAGTACGACTCCATCTGAGTTGTTGGCTTTCACTTCGAAGGTGCATTTCTCACGTATTATCTGTCTTGGTTGCACAGCGGTTAGTTTCCTAGCAGACTTGAGCCCCGTGGCTTCCAGACTCAGTCCAGCTTTGCCACAGAGGTCGAAGAATGGCTCTGCAACGTTTCCAGAGATCGTGATAGGATATTGAGGGGAATATATGCAGGGCGATTAACATTTGTTTGTTATTTTTTAACAGAATTTTTACAAAAAGAACTATcagcgtagttctggtttcggctcatttgcatttaTATACCTCATTTTTATACCTCAGACTGCGTGCTGCATGCATTTATACCTCAAACTGCGTGGATGCAGAAATTCCTGAAACTATTACACGACCCGACAAACTGTATAGCCACGCACACACCTATACACACACAACGACCCCATCACGGATAGTATTACATAACCGAAGTATAATAAGTGGGGCCCGGGAATTTATGCACTATAGGTCTTCCCTAGTATGCGGCGCGTAACGTCTAAATATGCACAAAATATGCAGAAATATTATGATGCCGGGAACGTTCGTCCGGAAGCTTTTGCGTCGCGTGGAActatgttttctaaaaaaacatTCTACAAATGAAAATGCACGTTCCTTATTGAAAGTTTGAACGTACGTTCACGCGTGCATGCTCAGGCATTCCTGATTAGTTATTGCAGTATGCCACCATAAGCACTCAGGTTTTCAAAAGTTCACACACGCGCCATATGCAGTTTTTCGTGGGATGATTAAAACCTTCGTTTTGTCAATTGAGACACTGTGGTACACGAAAATGTGCGCGTCTTGTCGCTAGATGTTATTCTCCAAGAGACTGGTTCCAGACTCAGCTTTTGATGCAAGTAGGAAGAAATTAGCACGACTGGCCGCTGAGTCATTTTTTTCACGCCAACGTCGTCAAAAATGTGCCGCGATACACGGATGCTTGCgcggcttttttcttttttcaaactCGCTGACTACTTATCGTGCGTTCTGTTTCGAGAAGTTCGTTTAGCGTGCTAATGGTGCTagccagggaaaggtaacgttACCGGCTCCGTTACTGGCCCATGTTTGTTTCTATCTCTCGGATTCGGTTAGCACCGTTCTTTTCGTTACGTTTCCCGGTTTCGGTACCGTCTGTCCGCACCCTTCCTCTTGATATCGTTTATTCCCCATACTATGCCTGTAATCTTTGTAATATCTCAGCTGGCTTGGCGTTCTCCTTCACGAGGAACTTGATTGTGCATCACTGCAGAACCACATCACTGTTCCACACCCACACACTACCCTCCGCCATGctagctgccgctgctgcaccCGCCGCCGACCCGAGAAGGACTCCCATacaaagaaaagtaggaccgaagttcgtgtccctttcagggaccatcgtaatcccctcaagaccgtggctttcgggcgtgaccttgttccccctagcttcgagcgtagttcaagtctaccaaatagaccttgtattgccaactgtaggatgggacaagcgtaagcttgcccacatcacgcttgaaAAATAAAGCTCCACCTGTGGCAAAGCAAGCGCAagcaaaagcaagcgccacctgtggcatgcaagggctcatgggaacttatagAGCCTTACAACATTACGAGACGgacagaggcggaggtagaggaagaacaacattcccggtgtgcgcagcagcagcgacaGCTACGACGGGGCAGTGTCGCTCCAAGTTCTCacgctgctttgcgccgcgcgcttggtggcccGCGCAtcttttaaaatcgtctattagtGGCAGtgtcgaacgctatgacgtcatttgtttacaaacagggagaggtctattgaggtACAGTGCCCTGTAATTGAGGGCATTGAGGATTGAGGGACTCAAGACGATTGAGTCTTCAAGGAATGTAACGTCGGAACAGCACGAGGAATGGGGTGCCAGAGTTTATCAAGGAAATCAGAAGTGCgcgttaaaaaaataaaagagagccCTGGGCCGTTTATAATAGACTGGTAAAGACACCTTGTGAATGCCATGTGACACCTTGTGATACCTTGTGACATCCCATGTGACACTTTGCGACATGCCATGTCAGGTATGCCGTACATGATGGATATCCACAATCTAGTAATCCAAAAATAGTTTTAAAAATACCGGGGATGTTTACCGGAGTTTATcggaagaaaacgaagaaatgTCGGAACCCTAGCTATATCATATGTCAGCATTTTCATGTCAGCCTCAGCTTGGTTGATTTCCATCACGTTCAAAATAACATAATTTAGTCTACCAGTTTAGGCCAATCCAACTACACGCGTTTCGCGCAACTGGAGTTCTTACTTGTTAAGTGCTATGCCATTGCACCTGTCCATTGCAGTTTTCCTTTGTGAATGTGCTAATACACAGACGCCGACTGCGTGGGGACTTGGGGGCATCTGAGCCCCCCTCCACCCTCAACATAAATTCCCAGTGGGGGCAACATATATCCCCCCGAAAAGTTccacccagctgacactcaaagTCGCGAATCCGTCAATCCCAAGTCAATCCGAAAAGTCGCGTCTTGTTGTATAAGTGAATATGACAATCTTGTAAAAATTTGCCTATTGACAGACATGCCATACTTGACCCCGGACACCCGCTCGACCTCTGTGCATTAAGTGGGGGCAATGTACCCCGTAACATCAAGGGTTTGTGCTGGAGGGGAGGCATTGTGCCCCAGCCTCCTGCGGcggattgaaaactctccgcctatgcacTGATCTTACCTTCGATATATCCTTCGTGACATAAAATAACCTTCCAGAGAGGCAGCATCATGTGGAAAAGCATACACCATTCCCTATAAACGCTCATACTTCGGAACGGCGTTGAGTGAGTGAGTGCTAAGAGGAAGTGGAACGCCGTTGCAAAAACTTCACGCGTGGTACGTGAAGCcgcttcttcttcgtcctcggAGCAGTGGCCGCTTCTGAAGTCGCTAGCTAGCATGTACCAAATTGTTCTTTGTTTCCTCCAGTCCGTCTGGTCATTTGCATTCATTTTCAATTTTGCATTAGTCGAATAGGGATGCCCTACAACAAGAGAAAGTGATTTTTTAATGCTTTTCGTTCTTGTACAATCGTCCACTGAAAATGAATACCCATAGTAACTGtttaacatgaaagaactgatgttctgaggctggaccaacatagaagggacaaatacatacaaagcctcaatttgcctaagaaattaacgatgaaagatgaaagtcactgaaaaggttagccagctgtaggactcgaacccacatcttctggattgccgatccAGGTCCAGGGCCGGTccagagagagagtggctggttgtCCCCATGGCTCtggttgtcccttcagatgacgcaccctggaagtcgctgagaaggtgtgttagcttagctcaattggtagagccctggaccggcaatcccgaaggtatgggttcgagtcctacagctggctaaccttttcaatgactttcatctttcacccaTAGTAACTGTGACGGCCCGCCCAATAAATTTGATTTTATTATGCGATCTTAACCATATAAAAGTTGCACAGCAAGCGGTAAACCCACCAAGAGCGGCAAAGCAAGTACCGTCTCAAACAACCGAAACCGGagcaccgaaaccgaaacagcgccACTAGCGCCACGGAGGCACACACCGCCTCCGTCTGGTCAAAAGACAAGACGAACGCAGACAAGACAAGGCCAGCGTGAGTCCGTCGTGTGTTTACACGACCACGTGTGATGCTGTGTATCGCTCTTCTGTTGCCTATTACAACGATATTTGTGAATCTAGTAACCACTGAACgcctggaggaggaggagcgtTTGAATTGTGGTCTGTGCTGATTTGGACAAGTGTCATGGACGGACTCTTTTAAAATGGGAAGAAAGAAGCACGAAATTGCAAATGCCGTTGTCTTGGTGTCTGCAGACACAATTCTTGACAAGCTCAAATGTAATGCGCGCAGTTCGCTTTAGGCTTTCGATGCAAGacgtttccttctttgtcctcGGTACTTAATTTGTCTGCTTTGGTTACACATGCAGGCGTGGAAGCTAACAAAGTAAACAGTCTTTTGGTGGATCATATTCAAGAGCTGCTGCTGTGCACAAGCTCAATTTCACAGATCGCAGTCTTAAGAGAAGTATGTCATGACTCACCTGTTCGCCAATGACATCGCTTTCTAATTCCACGTTTTTTCTTAATTCCAGATTGGCAAAATCATTCCTGTTCGCGATGGTGACATGTATCGTGATCTCTGTGTTGAAGTTGTGGCAGAGTTGTATCTGACGGCAGGCACTGGAAATCCCGTGAAAAGAGCTGCATATAGGTTGGCCTTTTGTGCTATATTAGACAGCTTTCAATGCCTACAGTAGACATGCCAAATCCATTTTAAGAAACGGCACAAGCCACGGGGCACAGATAGTGTCTCACTACTGCTCGCCACTTTACTGCATACTTTTTGAGGTTTCTTCCACAGATCATATTCGGTTAGAGGACAAGGGCATAATGTAGCTATTTACATACGTTGACGGCAGAGCATCATGTAGCCCACGAACCTGGTGCACTATAGCCGCCATTGCTTGTGGGCCATAAGAGCTATGATTATCATTATCAAAATCATGAAGGAGCAATTTCCAAAAATACACAGTGGAGGGGGGAGTGATGACACAAGTCCTTTTGACTAATGGCATTGAAAACATTATGCTGCTTGTGCCAATGATTCTAGTATGGCTTCCTTGGTCCCTTCTTTAGCACAATTTTTAACATGTGTTACAAGATTGTGGAAAAGACAAGTGTCAAACCTGAATGACATGCCAAAAAGTGGTATCTGTTACAACATAACAGTCCCATCTGTGGTAATGATCAGGAGTTAGACACAATGTAATACCGATCGATAGAAGTAACCATATTTGTGCTTTAAAAGCATGTTACTGACGTACAACAAAATATTTCCACGTTTTATGAACTGAAGGGTGTGAAGCTGCCCTTATAGAGTGATTGCACCCAAATCACTGCTTTTAGCTTTCTCATGGTTGCTTGCAATATTAGCAAATGCCAGTCATAATTTCTGAGAGGACACCAAAAACTGTGCATACAACAACAGCCAGTAGAATTGCGCTAAACAAACATTTGAAGTACCGCGATGCCTACCGTGATAGTTGAGTTGAAATGGACTATAGTTCCATGTGAGTGTAACAGAAGGTGCTAGAAAACTACAAATTTGTACGTCATTACTGAAGTGCTCCTCTGTTGCTAAGTGCATCACGTAAGGATACGTTCGGATTCCTGAATACATAAATGGT
It encodes the following:
- the LOC135400939 gene encoding low-density lipoprotein receptor-related protein 12-like, yielding MNANDQTDWRKQRTIWYMLASDFRSGHCSEDEEEAASRTTREVFATAFHFLLALTHSTPFRSMSVYREWCMLFHMMLPLWKVILCHEGYIEEPFFDLCGKAGLSLEATGLKSARKLTAVQPRQIIREKCTFEVKANNSDGVVLFIQEMKLRTSKAVDDVCIDYVEFTADTGKSHITVCGETMKSYDTGVPLNISLYLNPTQFYEPGTILKLVLTGFNKTTQVDCNDESFRCSNSRCIWKGFMCDETDNCGDDSDEKYFVSSMCYMPMAALVLIISGILIILISLFMICYCMARLHTQLQRALEEERAYRDRRMDSFSEGPYSEFVDTYGSLIPKMPLMSTYQANMGGDSTGPYARRASARNYSY